A single Anopheles maculipalpis chromosome 3RL, idAnoMacuDA_375_x, whole genome shotgun sequence DNA region contains:
- the LOC126563814 gene encoding multidrug resistance-associated protein 1 isoform X3 produces METHPMDEFCGSRFWDLNLTWYTDDPDLTPCFQQTVLVWAPCAFLWLFSFLELFYLRKSANKDVPWSVVNVSKLLIVGSLIVLTIVDLVKAISTDGISAPVYYYTPVIKLATFVFAGLLVYLNKHYGMRTSGLLFLFWFLLTICSIPRTRTEIRAHEARVLEDSWAEYQFASFLIFFSLTCLMFLLNFFIDKPPRQSKYEITNKDCPELAASFPSRIFFAWFDRLAWVGFRKPLEVEDLWKMKPEDSSKEVSPAFLHHWNKTLEKTYQTRETSNDVTFKKLGNTASVDFRTTKSKNIASILPALIKTFGGTFLLGSFLKLVQDMLTFASPQILKLIIDFVSGDDPMWKGLMYAITLFVVAGTQTLLLGQYFNRMFFVGLRIRTALISAIYRKALIISNSARKGSTVGEIVNLMAVDAQRFMDLTTYINMIWSAPLQIGLALYFLWQILGPSVLAGLAVMIILIPVNGVIANMIKTLQIKQMKNKDERVKLMNEVLSGIKVLKLYAWEPSFEQQILKIRDKEVKVLKSAAYLNAGTSFIWSCAPFLVSLVTFATYVLVDENNVLNASTAFVSLSLFNILRFPLSMLPMLISNMVQTSVSVKRINTFLNQEELDPDNVQHDEKESSPLLIENGVFSWGGEDTTLKNINVRVEKNQIVAIVGTVGSGKSSLLSAFLGEMDKISGRVNTLGRIAYVSQQAWIQNATLKDNILFGKPMDQRRYNRVIEACALKPDIEMLPGGDMTEIGEKGINLSGGQKQRVSLARAVYNDADVYFLDDPLSAVDSHVGKHIFEQVIGPTGLLAKKTRVLVTHGITYLPNTDKIYVLREGEVSESGTYQELMDKKGAFAEFLMQHLQEVNEEEEDLDEIKQQLENSVGGEDLLNQLKRTNSKRSRSESTSETGSVKDISRQNSTTDSNTSLRRRTSEKVPDVPKTKLIEQEKSETGSVKWDVYKHYLKSIGLTLSVATVILNMIFQGFSIGSNLWLSRWSTDETAENDTSVRDMYLGVYGAFGAGQVLTNFIASLTFALGALYAAKTMHELLLRYVLRWPMSLYDTTPLGRVLNRFSKDVDTVDNTLPQLIRSFLAQFFAVVATLVVISISTPIFAAVIVPIGVLYYAVQRFYVATSRQLKRLESVSRSPIYSHFGETIQGVQTIRAYSVQDRFITESDERVDSNQLCYCPSIIANRWLAVRLEMVGNLIILFAALFAVLGRETMNAGLVGLSVSYALQITQTLNWLVRMTSDVETNIVAVERIKEYGETKQEAAWELPNSTLPRDWPEQGMVEFRDFQVRYREGLELVLRGITFTVNGGEKVGIVGRTGAGKSSLTLALFRIIESAGGSIVIDGQDIAQLGLHALRSRLTIIPQDPVLFSGTLRINLDPFNAHSDDDIWKALEHAHLKSFVKGLTAGINHEVTEGGENLSVGQRQLICLARALLRKTKVLILDEATAAVDLETDDLIQRTIRTEFKDCTVLTIAHRLNTIMDSDKVIVLDKGQIVEFAPPAELLQSKNSAFYSMAKDAGLV; encoded by the exons ATGGAGACTCATCCAATGGATGAATTTTGTGGCTCTCGGTTTTGG GACTTAAACCTTACCTGGTACACAGACGATCCGGATCTGACGCCATGCTTTCAGCAGACCGTGCTCGTGTGGGCACCATGTGCATTTTTATGGTTGTTTTCGTTCCTGGAGCTGTTCTATCTGCGAAAAAGTGCCAACAAGGATGTACCGTGGAGTGTCGTGAATGTATCAAAGTTGCTGATCGTCGGTTCGCTGATTGTGCTTACCATCGTTGATCTCGTGAAGGCAATCTCCACCGATGGCATATCGGCTCCAGTGTACTACTACACACCGGTGATAAAGCTGGCCACTTTT GTTTTTGCGGGACTGCTAGTGTACCTGAACAAGCACTATGGTATGCGAACATCGGGCCTTTTGTTTCTGTTCTGGTTTCTGTTGACCATCTGTAGCATACCACGTACCCGTACCGAGATCAGAGCGCATGAAGCGCGTGTACTCGAGGACTCATGGGCCGAATATCAGTTCGCGAGCTTTTTGATCTTCTTCTCCCTCACGTGCCTCATGTTCCTGCTCAATTTCTTTATCGACAAACCGCCGCGCCAGTCAAAGTACGAAATCACCAACAAGGATTGTCCGGAACTGGCCGCCAGCTTCCCGTCCCGTATCTTTTTCGCCTGGTTCGATCGATTGGCGTGGGTTGGATTCAGAAAGCCGCTGGAGGTAGAAGATCTCTGGAAGATGAAGCCGGAAGATTCCTCTAAGGAAGTATCGCCAGCTTTCCTGCACCATTGGAACAAAACGCTCGAAAAGACGTACCAAACGCGTGAAACTAGCAACGATGTCACGTTCAAGAAGCTGGGCAACACGGCCAGTGTTGATTTTCGTACAACGAAGTCTAAAAACATTGCCTCAATTCTGCCTGCGCTCATCAAAACGTTCGGTGGTACCTTCCTACTTGGATCGTTCCTGAAGCTGGTACAGGACATGCTTACGTTCGCTTCGCCCCAGATCCTGAAGCTCATCATCGATTTCGTCAGTGGTGACGATCCGATGTGGAAAGGATTGATGTACGCTATTACGCTATTTGTAGTGGCcggtacacaaacgctattgTTGGGCCAGTACTTCAATCGGATGTTCTTTGTCGGGCTGCGTATTCGTACAGCGTTGATTAGTGCCATCTATCGCAAGGCACTTATCATCTCGAACAGTGCGAGAAAAGGATCGACTGTGGGTGAGATCGTGAATCTGATGGCGGTCGATGCGCAACGTTTCATGGATCTGACAACGTACATTAACATGATCTGGAGTGCACCGCTGCAGATAGGTCTGGCGCTGTACTTTTTGTGGCAAATTTTGGGCCCCTCCGTGTTGGCTGGGTTGGCTGTGATGATTATCCTCATACCGGTGAATGGAGTAATTGCCAACATGATCAAAACGCTGCAGATCAAGCAGATGAAAAATAAGGACGAACGAGTTAAGCTGATGAACGAGGTGTTGAGTGGAATTAAG GTACTTAAATTGTATGCATGGGAACCCAGCTTCGAGCAGCAGATTCTTAAAATTCGCGACAAAGAGGTGAAGGTACTCAAGTCGGCCGCATACCTCAACGCGGGAACATCGTTTATCTGGTCGTGTGCACCATTTTTG GTGTCGTTGGTCACCTTTGCCACCTATGTGCTGGTGGACGAGAATAATGTACTGAATGCAAGCACAGCTTTCGTTTCACTATCGCTTTTCAACATTCTACGGTTTCCCTTGTCCATGTTGCCCATGCTCATCTCTAATATGGTGCAA ACCAGTGTTTCTGTGAAACGTATCAACACCTTTCTGAATCAGGAAGAACTGGATCCCGACAATGTACAACACGACGAAAAGGAGT CTTCTCCACTGCTGATAGAAAATGGTGTGTTCTCCTGGGGCGGCGAAGACACCACGCTGAAAAACATCAACGTGCGTGTGGAAAAGAACCAAATAGTGGCCATTGTCGGTACGGTCGGATCGGGCAAAAGTTCACTGCTTTCAGCATTCCTCGGCGAGATGGATAAAATTTCTGGTCGTGTCAATACGCTCGGACGCATCGCATACGTTAGCCAGCAGGCATGGATTCAAAATGCTACACTTAAGGACAACATTCTCTTCGGTAAACCAATGGATCAGCGACGTTACAATCGCGTCATCGAAGCGTGTGCCCTAAAACCTGACATTGAAATGCTGCCTGGCGGTGATATGACAGAAATCGGTGAGAAAGGTATTAATTTGTCCGGTGGTCAGAAGCAGCGTGTTTCGCTGGCTCGGGCCGTGTACAACGATGCCGATGTGTACTTCTTGGACGATCCGCTCAGTGCGGTAGATTCGCACGTTGGAAAGCACATTTTTGAGCAGGTTATTGGACCGACCGGATTGCTGGCGAAGAAAACACGTGTGCTGGTAACGCACGGTATCACGTATCTGCCCAACACGGACAAAATTTACGTGCTGCGGGAAGGAGAAGTTTCCGAAAGTGGCACGTACCAGGAGCTGATGGATAAGAAGGGTGCGTTTGCCGAATTCTTGATGCAGCATTTGCAGGAAGTGaatgaggaggaagaggatTTGGACGAAATTAAGCAACAGCTGGAGAACAGTGTTGGTGGTGAGGATCTGCTAAATCAATTGAAGCGCACCAACAGCAAACGTTCGCGCAGCGAAAGTACCTCCGAAACGGG CTCCGTAAAGGACATTTCGCGTCAAAATTCCACCACGGATAGCAACACCAGCTTACGGCGCCGTACATCGGAAAAGGTTCCGGATGTTCCGAAAACGAAACTCATCGAACAGGAAAAATCGGAAACTGGCAGT GTCAAGTGGGATGTTTACAAACATTATCTGAAGAGCATCGGTCTAACGCTCTCGGTCGCAACCGTCATACTGAACATGATCTTCCAAGGCTTCTCGATTGGCTCCAACCTTTGGCTATCGCGCTGGTCCACGGACGAAACAGCCGAAAATGATACCAGCGTTCGGGATATGTATCTCGGCGTTTACGGTGCATTCGGTGCTGGTCAAG TGCTGACAAACTTTATCGCTTCCCTAACGTTCGCACTTGGCGCACTGTATGCGGCCAAAACGATGCACGAATTGCTGCTGCGGTACGTGCTCCGTTGGCCGATGTCCCTGTACGATACCACACCGTTGGGTCGTGTGCTGAACCGGTTCTCCAAAGACGTCGACACGGTGGACAATACGTTGCCGCAGCTGATTCGCTCGTTCCTTGCACAGTTCTTTGCg GTGGTCGCCACACTGGTAGTGATCAGCATTTCGACGCCAATCTTCGCCGCAGTTATCGTACCGATCGGTGTACTGTACTATGCTGTACAACGGTTCTACGTGGCCACTTCTCGACAGCTGAAGCGTTTAGAGTCGGTGTCACGCTCACCGATCTATTCGCACTTTGGCGAAACCATCCAGGGCGTGCAGACGATCCGAGCGTACAGTGTGCAGGATAG ATTCATCACGGAATCGGACGAAAGGGTAGATTCGAACCAACTTTGCTACTGTCCAAGCATTATCGCGAACCGGTGGCTTGCGGTGCGTCTCGAAATGGTTGGCAACTTGATCATTCTGTTCGCGGCACTGTTTGCCGTACTTGGACGGGAAACGATGAACGCCGGTCTGGTCGGATTGTCCGTATCGTACGCGCTACAGATCACACAAACGCTCAACTGGCTCGTGCGAATGACATCGGACGTCGAAACAAACATCGTGGCCGTAGAACGTATCAAGGAGTACGGTGAAACGAAGCAGGAAGCTGCCTGGGAACTGCCCAATAGTACGCTGCCCCGCGATTGGCCCGAACAGGGTATGGTGGAGTTCCGCGACTTCCAAGTACGGTATCGCGAGGGACTTGAGCTCGTACTGCGTGGTATTACGTTTACGGTTAACGGTGGCGAAAAGGTGGGCATCGTTGGTCGTACCGGAGCAGGCAAATCCAGTCTTACATTGGCACTGTTCCGTATCATCGAGTCGGCCGGAGGATCGATCGTTATCGATGGGCAGGACATTGCTCAGCTTGGTCTGCATGCGCTCCGTTCGCGGTTGACCATCATCCCACAAGATCCGGTCCTGTTCTCCGGTACACTGCGCATCAATCTGGACCCGTTCAATGCACATTCGGACGATGACATCTGGAAGGCGTTGGAGCATGCTCACTTGAAATCGTTCGTTAAAG GATTAACCGCTGGAATTAATCACGAAGTTACGGAAGGTGGTGAAAATCTGTCCGTAGGTCAGCGCCAGCTCATCTGCTTAGCACGCGCCCTGCTACGCAAGACCAAGGTGCTCATTCTTGACGAAGCCACTGCCGCCGTCGATCTGGAAACGGATGATCTGATTCAG CGCACCATTCGTACGGAATTCAAGGACTGTACTGTGCTGACGATTGCTCACCGACTGAACACCATCATGGACTCGGACAAGGTTATCGTACTTGACAAGGGACAGATTGTGGAGTTTGCACCGCCAGCTGAGCTGCTGCAGTCGAAGAATTCTGCCTTCTACAGTATGGCCAAGGATGCTGGTTTGGTGTAA
- the LOC126563814 gene encoding multidrug resistance-associated protein 1 isoform X2 — METHPMDEFCGSRFWDLNLTWYTDDPDLTPCFQQTVLVWAPCAFLWLFSFLELFYLRKSANKDVPWSVVNVSKLLIVGSLIVLTIVDLVKAISTDGISAPVYYYTPVIKLATFVFAGLLVYLNKHYGMRTSGLLFLFWFLLTICSIPRTRTEIRAHEARVLEDSWAEYQFASFLIFFSLTCLMFLLNFFIDKPPRQSKYEITNKDCPELAASFPSRIFFAWFDRLAWVGFRKPLEVEDLWKMKPEDSSKEVSPAFLHHWNKTLEKTYQTRETSNDVTFKKLGNTASVDFRTTKSKNIASILPALIKTFGGTFLLGSFLKLVQDMLTFASPQILKLIIDFVSGDDPMWKGLMYAITLFVVAGTQTLLLGQYFNRMFFVGLRIRTALISAIYRKALIISNSARKGSTVGEIVNLMAVDAQRFMDLTTYINMIWSAPLQIGLALYFLWQILGPSVLAGLAVMIILIPVNGVIANMIKTLQIKQMKNKDERVKLMNEVLSGIKVLKLYAWEPSFEQQILKIRDKEVKVLKSAAYLNAGTSFIWSCAPFLVSLVTFATYVLVDENNVLNASTAFVSLSLFNILRFPLSMLPMLISNMVQTSVSVKRINTFLNQEELDPDNVQHDEKESSPLLIENGVFSWGGEDTTLKNINVRVEKNQIVAIVGTVGSGKSSLLSAFLGEMDKISGRVNTLGRIAYVSQQAWIQNATLKDNILFGKPMDQRRYNRVIEACALKPDIEMLPGGDMTEIGEKGINLSGGQKQRVSLARAVYNDADVYFLDDPLSAVDSHVGKHIFEQVIGPTGLLAKKTRVLVTHGITYLPNTDKIYVLREGEVSESGTYQELMDKKGAFAEFLMQHLQEVNEEEEDLDEIKQQLENSVGGEDLLNQLKRTNSKRSRSESTSETGSVKDISRQNSTTDSNTSLRRRTSEKVPDVPKTKLIEQEKSETGSVKWDVYKHYLKSIGLTLSVATVILNMIFQGFSIGSNLWLSRWSTDETAENDTSVRDMYLGVYGAFGAGQVMASFASSLSFALGALTAAREMHVLLLRYVLHWPMELFDTTPLGRVLNRFSKDVDVLDNTLPQVLRSCLMMLFVVVATLVVISISTPIFAAVIVPIGVLYYAVQRFYVATSRQLKRLESVSRSPIYSHFGETIQGVQTIRAYSVQDRFITESDERVDSNQLCYCPSIIANRWLAVRLEMVGNLIILFAALFAVLGRETMNAGLVGLSVSYALQITQTLNWLVRMTSDVETNIVAVERIKEYGETKQEAAWELPNSTLPRDWPEQGMVEFRDFQVRYREGLELVLRGITFTVNGGEKVGIVGRTGAGKSSLTLALFRIIESAGGSIVIDGQDIAQLGLHALRSRLTIIPQDPVLFSGTLRINLDPFNAHSDDDIWKALEHAHLKSFVKGLTAGINHEVTEGGENLSVGQRQLICLARALLRKTKVLILDEATAAVDLETDDLIQRTIRTEFKDCTVLTIAHRLNTIMDSDKVIVLDKGQIVEFAPPAELLQSKNSAFYSMAKDAGLV; from the exons ATGGAGACTCATCCAATGGATGAATTTTGTGGCTCTCGGTTTTGG GACTTAAACCTTACCTGGTACACAGACGATCCGGATCTGACGCCATGCTTTCAGCAGACCGTGCTCGTGTGGGCACCATGTGCATTTTTATGGTTGTTTTCGTTCCTGGAGCTGTTCTATCTGCGAAAAAGTGCCAACAAGGATGTACCGTGGAGTGTCGTGAATGTATCAAAGTTGCTGATCGTCGGTTCGCTGATTGTGCTTACCATCGTTGATCTCGTGAAGGCAATCTCCACCGATGGCATATCGGCTCCAGTGTACTACTACACACCGGTGATAAAGCTGGCCACTTTT GTTTTTGCGGGACTGCTAGTGTACCTGAACAAGCACTATGGTATGCGAACATCGGGCCTTTTGTTTCTGTTCTGGTTTCTGTTGACCATCTGTAGCATACCACGTACCCGTACCGAGATCAGAGCGCATGAAGCGCGTGTACTCGAGGACTCATGGGCCGAATATCAGTTCGCGAGCTTTTTGATCTTCTTCTCCCTCACGTGCCTCATGTTCCTGCTCAATTTCTTTATCGACAAACCGCCGCGCCAGTCAAAGTACGAAATCACCAACAAGGATTGTCCGGAACTGGCCGCCAGCTTCCCGTCCCGTATCTTTTTCGCCTGGTTCGATCGATTGGCGTGGGTTGGATTCAGAAAGCCGCTGGAGGTAGAAGATCTCTGGAAGATGAAGCCGGAAGATTCCTCTAAGGAAGTATCGCCAGCTTTCCTGCACCATTGGAACAAAACGCTCGAAAAGACGTACCAAACGCGTGAAACTAGCAACGATGTCACGTTCAAGAAGCTGGGCAACACGGCCAGTGTTGATTTTCGTACAACGAAGTCTAAAAACATTGCCTCAATTCTGCCTGCGCTCATCAAAACGTTCGGTGGTACCTTCCTACTTGGATCGTTCCTGAAGCTGGTACAGGACATGCTTACGTTCGCTTCGCCCCAGATCCTGAAGCTCATCATCGATTTCGTCAGTGGTGACGATCCGATGTGGAAAGGATTGATGTACGCTATTACGCTATTTGTAGTGGCcggtacacaaacgctattgTTGGGCCAGTACTTCAATCGGATGTTCTTTGTCGGGCTGCGTATTCGTACAGCGTTGATTAGTGCCATCTATCGCAAGGCACTTATCATCTCGAACAGTGCGAGAAAAGGATCGACTGTGGGTGAGATCGTGAATCTGATGGCGGTCGATGCGCAACGTTTCATGGATCTGACAACGTACATTAACATGATCTGGAGTGCACCGCTGCAGATAGGTCTGGCGCTGTACTTTTTGTGGCAAATTTTGGGCCCCTCCGTGTTGGCTGGGTTGGCTGTGATGATTATCCTCATACCGGTGAATGGAGTAATTGCCAACATGATCAAAACGCTGCAGATCAAGCAGATGAAAAATAAGGACGAACGAGTTAAGCTGATGAACGAGGTGTTGAGTGGAATTAAG GTACTTAAATTGTATGCATGGGAACCCAGCTTCGAGCAGCAGATTCTTAAAATTCGCGACAAAGAGGTGAAGGTACTCAAGTCGGCCGCATACCTCAACGCGGGAACATCGTTTATCTGGTCGTGTGCACCATTTTTG GTGTCGTTGGTCACCTTTGCCACCTATGTGCTGGTGGACGAGAATAATGTACTGAATGCAAGCACAGCTTTCGTTTCACTATCGCTTTTCAACATTCTACGGTTTCCCTTGTCCATGTTGCCCATGCTCATCTCTAATATGGTGCAA ACCAGTGTTTCTGTGAAACGTATCAACACCTTTCTGAATCAGGAAGAACTGGATCCCGACAATGTACAACACGACGAAAAGGAGT CTTCTCCACTGCTGATAGAAAATGGTGTGTTCTCCTGGGGCGGCGAAGACACCACGCTGAAAAACATCAACGTGCGTGTGGAAAAGAACCAAATAGTGGCCATTGTCGGTACGGTCGGATCGGGCAAAAGTTCACTGCTTTCAGCATTCCTCGGCGAGATGGATAAAATTTCTGGTCGTGTCAATACGCTCGGACGCATCGCATACGTTAGCCAGCAGGCATGGATTCAAAATGCTACACTTAAGGACAACATTCTCTTCGGTAAACCAATGGATCAGCGACGTTACAATCGCGTCATCGAAGCGTGTGCCCTAAAACCTGACATTGAAATGCTGCCTGGCGGTGATATGACAGAAATCGGTGAGAAAGGTATTAATTTGTCCGGTGGTCAGAAGCAGCGTGTTTCGCTGGCTCGGGCCGTGTACAACGATGCCGATGTGTACTTCTTGGACGATCCGCTCAGTGCGGTAGATTCGCACGTTGGAAAGCACATTTTTGAGCAGGTTATTGGACCGACCGGATTGCTGGCGAAGAAAACACGTGTGCTGGTAACGCACGGTATCACGTATCTGCCCAACACGGACAAAATTTACGTGCTGCGGGAAGGAGAAGTTTCCGAAAGTGGCACGTACCAGGAGCTGATGGATAAGAAGGGTGCGTTTGCCGAATTCTTGATGCAGCATTTGCAGGAAGTGaatgaggaggaagaggatTTGGACGAAATTAAGCAACAGCTGGAGAACAGTGTTGGTGGTGAGGATCTGCTAAATCAATTGAAGCGCACCAACAGCAAACGTTCGCGCAGCGAAAGTACCTCCGAAACGGG CTCCGTAAAGGACATTTCGCGTCAAAATTCCACCACGGATAGCAACACCAGCTTACGGCGCCGTACATCGGAAAAGGTTCCGGATGTTCCGAAAACGAAACTCATCGAACAGGAAAAATCGGAAACTGGCAGT GTCAAGTGGGATGTTTACAAACATTATCTGAAGAGCATCGGTCTAACGCTCTCGGTCGCAACCGTCATACTGAACATGATCTTCCAAGGCTTCTCGATTGGCTCCAACCTTTGGCTATCGCGCTGGTCCACGGACGAAACAGCCGAAAATGATACCAGCGTTCGGGATATGTATCTCGGCGTTTACGGTGCATTCGGTGCTGGTCAAG TGATGGCAAGCTTCGCCAGTTCGCTATCGTTTGCGTTGGGAGCGCTGACCGCCGCCAGGGAGATGCACGTGCTACTGTTACGGTACGTCTTGCACTGGCCGATGGAGCTGTTCGATACGACCCCGCTCGGGCGGGTGTTGAACCGCTTCTCGAAGGACGTTGATGTGCTCGACAACACGCTGCCGCAGGTTCTCCGATCCTGTCTCATGATGTTGTTTGTG GTGGTCGCCACACTGGTAGTGATCAGCATTTCGACGCCAATCTTCGCCGCAGTTATCGTACCGATCGGTGTACTGTACTATGCTGTACAACGGTTCTACGTGGCCACTTCTCGACAGCTGAAGCGTTTAGAGTCGGTGTCACGCTCACCGATCTATTCGCACTTTGGCGAAACCATCCAGGGCGTGCAGACGATCCGAGCGTACAGTGTGCAGGATAG ATTCATCACGGAATCGGACGAAAGGGTAGATTCGAACCAACTTTGCTACTGTCCAAGCATTATCGCGAACCGGTGGCTTGCGGTGCGTCTCGAAATGGTTGGCAACTTGATCATTCTGTTCGCGGCACTGTTTGCCGTACTTGGACGGGAAACGATGAACGCCGGTCTGGTCGGATTGTCCGTATCGTACGCGCTACAGATCACACAAACGCTCAACTGGCTCGTGCGAATGACATCGGACGTCGAAACAAACATCGTGGCCGTAGAACGTATCAAGGAGTACGGTGAAACGAAGCAGGAAGCTGCCTGGGAACTGCCCAATAGTACGCTGCCCCGCGATTGGCCCGAACAGGGTATGGTGGAGTTCCGCGACTTCCAAGTACGGTATCGCGAGGGACTTGAGCTCGTACTGCGTGGTATTACGTTTACGGTTAACGGTGGCGAAAAGGTGGGCATCGTTGGTCGTACCGGAGCAGGCAAATCCAGTCTTACATTGGCACTGTTCCGTATCATCGAGTCGGCCGGAGGATCGATCGTTATCGATGGGCAGGACATTGCTCAGCTTGGTCTGCATGCGCTCCGTTCGCGGTTGACCATCATCCCACAAGATCCGGTCCTGTTCTCCGGTACACTGCGCATCAATCTGGACCCGTTCAATGCACATTCGGACGATGACATCTGGAAGGCGTTGGAGCATGCTCACTTGAAATCGTTCGTTAAAG GATTAACCGCTGGAATTAATCACGAAGTTACGGAAGGTGGTGAAAATCTGTCCGTAGGTCAGCGCCAGCTCATCTGCTTAGCACGCGCCCTGCTACGCAAGACCAAGGTGCTCATTCTTGACGAAGCCACTGCCGCCGTCGATCTGGAAACGGATGATCTGATTCAG CGCACCATTCGTACGGAATTCAAGGACTGTACTGTGCTGACGATTGCTCACCGACTGAACACCATCATGGACTCGGACAAGGTTATCGTACTTGACAAGGGACAGATTGTGGAGTTTGCACCGCCAGCTGAGCTGCTGCAGTCGAAGAATTCTGCCTTCTACAGTATGGCCAAGGATGCTGGTTTGGTGTAA